A genomic region of Terriglobales bacterium contains the following coding sequences:
- a CDS encoding GNAT family N-acetyltransferase, which yields MSIRCERFRAEHLEALQRLAQRAFPERPNTPEFLRWRYLDLPEQFGELAFEGADCVAMCWGFVRPYLLGNRKVRVIEIQDWYCLPEHRGQATGVALLRRAMEGEEPTLTFGGSQHTVAIVSKLGWTHLGDAHHFALPLSARVLRARRRLGSLGRPLDSAVQWWFKPASRSPRGGEVAWGPLGSDPPHPDPSGDPAAAPLISSQMARWLAAGETFCGRYFVHRFLVDGSERGWSLARIVDTERQRIGVILRTRTQEPAAGAREWILAELLRWLAGQGVDAVRLTVAGAEEAAAVRGLRFFYRGSSPIHSYQQGKAVSFPRVAVGYDVSDKLLLPLAEGARR from the coding sequence TTGAGCATCCGCTGCGAACGGTTCCGCGCCGAGCACCTCGAGGCATTGCAGAGACTCGCCCAGAGGGCGTTTCCCGAGCGCCCGAACACGCCCGAGTTCCTTCGCTGGCGTTATTTGGACCTCCCTGAACAGTTCGGCGAACTGGCGTTCGAGGGAGCGGATTGCGTGGCCATGTGCTGGGGCTTCGTACGCCCCTACCTGCTCGGGAACCGCAAGGTGCGGGTCATCGAGATCCAGGACTGGTATTGCCTGCCCGAGCACCGTGGCCAGGCGACGGGCGTCGCCCTGCTGCGCCGCGCCATGGAGGGCGAGGAGCCGACACTGACCTTCGGGGGCAGCCAACATACGGTAGCTATCGTCAGCAAGCTGGGGTGGACCCATCTGGGGGACGCGCATCACTTTGCTCTTCCGCTCTCTGCCCGCGTGCTGCGGGCGCGCCGGCGGCTGGGCTCCCTGGGTCGGCCGCTCGACTCCGCCGTTCAGTGGTGGTTCAAACCGGCTAGCCGGTCACCAAGGGGCGGAGAGGTGGCTTGGGGGCCGTTGGGCTCCGACCCGCCGCACCCTGATCCCTCGGGTGACCCGGCGGCGGCGCCGCTGATCAGCTCCCAAATGGCGCGGTGGCTGGCGGCTGGCGAGACCTTCTGCGGCCGGTACTTCGTGCACCGGTTCCTGGTGGACGGCAGCGAGCGCGGCTGGTCGCTGGCCCGCATCGTCGATACGGAGAGGCAGCGCATCGGCGTCATCCTCAGGACGCGAACGCAAGAGCCGGCGGCTGGTGCGAGGGAATGGATCCTGGCGGAGCTGCTGCGATGGCTTGCCGGCCAGGGCGTGGATGCGGTGCGCCTCACTGTGGCCGGCGCCGAAGAAGCCGCGGCCGTCCGCGGGTTGCGTTTCTTCTATCGAGGATCGAGCCCCATCCACAGCTACCAGCAAGGCAAGGCGGTCTCGTTCCCGCGGGTAGCGGTCGGCTACGACGTTTCCGACAAGCTTCTGCTCCCGCTGGCTGAAGGCGCGCGCCGATGA